A single Phragmites australis chromosome 4, lpPhrAust1.1, whole genome shotgun sequence DNA region contains:
- the LOC133913970 gene encoding uncharacterized protein LOC133913970 produces MSKDRKEEFLKIKSERRRDRIMQIDVHKKDELLEIKRERERDRYAQITLDKKDELLEMKRESLHCVQCSLFKAVLTCFICSLDGPNIYISGGGSKTSTTQPALIDPKERKRRRERERYAQMSAEKKEELLRKNRERRKNKKDGSTILTADCRETSNPISTTPGIPSVCGQSCTAWNRENVAPGDDTFTAGSGIESFTSSDHRGSDLESDRKRQKGRQWYAKLSDERRAEYLHSLRISRQHKNSGALVENDQEVESNTTHITIGTLDPLDHADIRPDPDNELCDSLIFEPLELHSSDEEKLEAVQDVLDDFDDEEWRLFRGQDVVFESYVVEGPDSVGMQGYDPSDRIYQNLPKKHHVLREAKNCPYCGAKRFQYEGLAFCCRKGKVKIFIPDVPDELRRLYTSLDDDDAKYFRQHIRYFNSHFSFTSLGVTLDRRVSTAAGTGIYTFRAHGQLYHRLDQLVPCGKGPRHLQLYFYDTDETMEHRAKRSPGLDINLIRKIRRILEHNPYVQTFQNVGSAPNLHDYRIELNTDIALDQRRYNAPTASQVAAIWMEGNDPQKCFDRSVIVYGKADKPRYIRAYHGCYDPLAYPLFFPGGETGWQRKMLYEGPDPVDWPNNYDNNDDDNSDEEDGCSESSKHVSAREYYCFKLQIRLGEFNILLHGRRLFQQWVVDIYIKIESMRLDWYSKPENQALIRADLYQGIIDTIVAGEARASEVGLRIVLPRTFPGGDRDVQARFLDAMVLVTRFGKPDYFVTMTCNPHWEEITRQLLPGQTPQDRPELVARVYRAKLRDLHDFLIKKSHLGEVASYAHVTEFQKRGLPHEHFLLIMVPNSKLSSPDDYDKVISAEIPDPVKYPVLHDLVIKHMLHGPCGALNKKCPCMIDGHCRFRYPRQFCSATQQGKDSYPIYRRREDGRRVATRGAVLDNRWVVPYNPTLLMRYNCHINVEVCSSIKAVKYLYKYVYKGHDRASFSVDPPDQNGTVINEIRQYRDARFITPPEAVYRIFGFPLYAVSPSVLQLQLHLPNMQLVSYRATDNLNDVVNREKSKRSMLTEYFKMNLVDSKARKLLYKEFPEHFRWIKSDKRWQARVKRPQVGRIVYANPAEGERYYLRVLLNHVRGATSYENLRTVHGKTCSTFRDACEMIGLVETDRSLDECLAESTTFHMPCALRRLFAIIIVFCEATNIRGLWENHFEAMSQDYRRTHNDVAMVEQLVLRDIRNVVHSMGKDVRNYGLPEVDDSGDVLA; encoded by the exons ATGTCTAAAGATAGGAAAGAAGAGTTCCTTAAAATAAAGAGTGAAAGGAGAAGGGATCGGATTATGCAAATAGATGTACATAAGAAAGATGAGTTGCTTGAAATTAAGCGTGAGAGGGAAAGGGACAGGTATGCGCAAATTACTTTAGATAAGAAAGATGAGTTGCTTGAAATGAAGCGGGAATCTT TACATTGTGTGCAGTGTTCACTGTTTAAAGCAGTACTTACatgtttcatttgttcattGGATGGCCCCAACATATACATCTCAGGTGGTGGATCCAAGACATCCACTACACAGCCAGCGCTCATAGATCCTAAAGAACGTAAGAGGCGGAGAGAAAGGGAGCGGTACGCGCAAATGTCtgcagaaaagaaagaagaattacTCAGAAAGAATCGCGAGCGGCGTAAGAATAAGAAAGATGGTTCAACAATTCTCACTGCAGATTGCCGTGAAACATCGAATCCTATCTCGACAACACCTG GCATTCCAAGTGTATGTGGGCAATCTTGCACCGCATGGAACAGGGAAAATGTTGCTCCTGGCGATGATACTT TTACAGCTGGTAGTGGCATTGAAAGTTTCACGAGCAGTGACCATCGGGGTTCTGATCTTGAGTCAGACCGTAAACGTCAAAAGGGTCGACAATGGTACGCGAAATTATCAGACGAACGTAGAGCGGAATACTTACACAGCCTGCGTATTAGCCGCCAACATAAAAACTCTGGTGCACTCGTGGAAAATGATCAAGAAGTGGAATCAAATACTACGCACATCACAATTGGAACGCTTGATCCTTTGGATCATGCTGATATTCGACCAGATCCTGATAACGAACTATGTGATTCGCTTATTTTTGAACCACTGGAACTACATTCGTCGGATGAAG AGAAACTCGAGGCAGTCCAGGATGTTCTCGATGATTTCGATGATGAAGAATGGAGGTTATTTCGTGGACAAG ATGTTGTTTTTGAATCATACGTGGTGGAAGGTCCTGATAGTGTGGGTATGCAAGGTTATGATCCGTCTGACCGCATCTACCAAAATCTTCCAAAGAAGCATCATGTTTTAAGGGAAGCCAAAAACTGCCCGTATTGTGGAGCCAAACGGTTCCAATATGAGGGACTTGCTTTTTGTTGTAGGAAAGGGAAGGTTAAAATCTTCATTCCAGATGTACCGGATGAGTTGCGACGATTGTATACGAGCCTTGATGATGACGATGCAAAATACTTCAGACAACACATACGATATTTCAATTCTCATTTCTCCTTTACAAGTCTTGGTGTTACACTTGATCGTCGAGTCAGCACTGCTGCAGgaactggtatatatacattccgTGCACATGGTCAGCTATATCACCGTTTGGACCAGCTGGTACCTTGTGGGAAGGGTCCACGACACCTGCAGCTATACTTCTATGACACTGATGAGACAATGGAACACAGAGCTAAGAGGTCTCCTGGTCTTGATATCAATTTGATCCGGAAGATTCGGAGGATACTAGAGCACAACCCCTATGTGCAGACCTTTCAGAATGTTGGTTCTGCTCCTAACCTCCATGATTATAGGATTGAGCTGAACACGGATATTGCATTGGACCAGCGAAGGTACAATGCCCCCACAGCTTCACAAGTTGCTGCTATCTGGATGGAAGGGAATGATCCACAAAAATGTTTCGATAGAAGTGTTATAGTGTATGGAAAAGCCGACAAACCTCGGTATATTCGGGCATACCATGGGTGCTACGATCCGTTGGCCTATCCTTTGTTTTTCCCTGGTGGAGAAACAGGATGGCAACGTAAGATGCTTTATGAAGGCCCTGACCCAGTAGATTGGCCAAACAATTATGAtaacaatgatgatgacaacagtGACGAGGAAG atgGTTGTAGCGAGTCTAGCAAACATGTCAGTGCTAGGGAATATTATTGTTTCAAGTTGCAGATCAGGCTTGGGGAATTTAACATACTGTTACATGGGCGCCGTCTTTTCCAACAGTGGGTTGTAGATATATACATAAAGATAGAGTCTATGAGGCTCGATTGGTATTCGAAACCAGAGAATCAAGCTCTCATACGTGCAGATTTGTACCAG GGCATTATAGATACAATTGTTGCTGGTGAAGCGCGTGCTTCTGAGGTTGGTCTAAGAATTGTTCTCCCGCGGACTTTTCCTGGAGGAGATCGAGACGTGCAAGCACGATTCCTTGACGCAATGGTTTTAGTGACCCGGTTTGGTAAGCCTGATTACTTTGTCACAATGACCTGTAATCCACATTGGGAGGAGATAACAAGGCAACTATTACCGGGCCAGACACCACAAGATAGACCAGAATTGGTTGCGAGAGTATACCGGGCTAAGCTGCGTGATTTACACGATTTTTTGATCAAGAAGAGTCACTTGGGTGAGGTCGCATCATATGCACATGTTACAGAGTTTCAGAAGAGGGGTTTGCCACATGAGCACTTCTTATTGATTATGGTCCCTAACAGTAAGTTAAGCAGTCCTGATGATTACGACAAGGTTATTTCAGCAGAGATTCCTGATCCTGTCAAATACCCTGTATTGCATGATCTGGTTATCAAGCACATGCTACATGGACCATGTGGTGCTCTGAACAAAAAATGCCCCTGCATGATAGACGGACATTGCCGTTTTCGTTATCCTCGACAATTCTGTTCGGCTACACAGCAAGGAAAAGACTCTTATCCTATATATAGGAGAAGGGAAGATGGCCGTCGAGTGGCGACCAGGGGTGCTGTATTGGATAATAGATGGGTGGTTCCGTACAACCCCACACTGCTTATGCGGTATAACTGCCATATTAATGTCGAAGTTTGCTCAAGCATCAAGGCAGTTAAGTACCTATACAAATATGTCTATAAAGGTCATGACCGTGCATCCTTCTCAGTCGATCCACCAGATCAAAATGGTACAGTAATCAACGAGATTCGACAATACAGGGATGCAAGATTCATAACTCCCCCCGAGGCCGTGTATCGGATATTTGGTTTCCCTTTGTATGCCGTATCTCCTTCTGTTTTGCAACTTCAACTAcatctgccaaacatgcaactTGTGTCATACAGAGCTACTGATAACCTGAATGATGTGGTGAACCGGGAGAAATCTAAGAGGTCGATGCTTACTGAGTATTTCAAGATGAACCTGGTGGATAGCAAGGCACGTAAATTGTTATACAAAGAGTTCCCGGAGCACTTCCGGTGGATCAAGTCCGATAAGCGCTGGCAGGCAAGGGTAAAGAGGCCGCAGGTTGGGAGAATTGTGTATGCAAACCCTGCTGAAGGGGAGAGGTACTATTTACGTGTGCTCCTCAACCATGTGAGAGGTGCAACTTCATATGAGAACCTTCGTACTGTACATGGGAAAACCTGTTCCACCTTCAGAGATGCGTGCGAGATGATAGGGCTCGTAGAGACTGATAGATCCCTCGATGAATGCTTGGCTGAGTCTACTACATTCCACATGCCTTGTGCACTGAGAAGGTTGTTTGCGATAATTATTGTATTCTGCGAGGCGACAAATATCCGTGGCTTATGGGAAAATCATTTTGAAGCAATGTCCCAAGATTATCGTCGTACACACAATGATGTAGCAATGGTTGAGCAACTGGTGCTTAGGGATATTAGAAACGTGGTTCATTCAATGGGCAAGGATGTAAGGAATTATGGTCTTCCGGAGGTTGACGACTCAGGTGATGTCCTTGCGTAG
- the LOC133913971 gene encoding uncharacterized protein LOC133913971: MGLIAIATATSGIAASIMPGGRTAHSRFKIPIKLSDNNMCNFTKQSGTAELLRRSHLIIWDEVAMTKRQAVETLDRSLQDIMGCSQLFGGKVMVFGGDFRQVLPVVTRGTRAQITDATLQRSYIWEKICKIQLTRNMRAQSDPWFSEYLLRIGNGTEETIGDDYVRLPNDIVVGYSIAEESIDKLIEFVFPDLQNNSTSADYMSARAILSTKNEHVDELNAIMIDRFPGKETVYYSFDSVDDDSRNNYPIDFLNSITPNGLPPHLLKLKSNCPVILLRNLDPHNGLCNGTRLMVRACQRNAIDAEIVGGQHHGKRVFIPRIPLSPSEDISLPFRFRRKQFPIRLSFAMTINKAQGQTIPNVGIYLPEPVFSHGQLYVALSRGVSRQSTRILAKPNTDIDAIGRSTKNIVYRDVLEWCSSVS, from the coding sequence ATGGGTCTGATAGCCATTGCAACTGCAACGTCTGGTATTGCAGCGTCCATCATGCCCGGTGGTCGCACCGCCCACTCCAGGTTCAAGATCCCCATAAAGCTTTCCGACAACAACATGTGTAATTTCACCAAACAGAGCGGTACCGCTGAGTTGCTTCGCAGGTCACACTTGATAATCTGGGACGAAGTTGCCATGACCAAACGTCAAGCTGTTGAAACACTCGATAGGTCTCTCCAGGATATAATGGGATGCTCGCAGCTCTTTGGTGGAAAGGTCATGGTATTTGGAGGAGACTTTAGGCAGGTCCTTCCAGTGGTGACACGTGGTACGAGGGCACAGATCACTGATGCTACACTACAAAGGTCTTATATATGGGAGAAGATATGTAAGATACAGCTAACCCGGAATATGAGGGCGCAGTCTGATCCATGGTTCTCCGAATACCTCCTTAGGATTGGCAACGGAACAGAAGAGACGATTGGTGATGATTATGTGCGTCTCCCAAATGATATCGTGGTTGGTTACAGTATTGCAGAAGAATCAATTGACAAACTCATTGAATTTGTATTCCCAGATCTCCAGAACAATTCTACGTCAGCGGACTACATGAGTGCACGTGCTATCCTCTCAACTAAGAATGAGCATGTGGATGAGCTGAATGCAATTATGATAGATAGGTTTCCAGGCAAGGAGACGGTATACTACAGCTTTGACTCCGTCGACGATGATTCACGAAACAACTATCCGATTGACTTTCTGAACTCAATCACACCAAATGGATTGCCACCACATTTGCTTAAACTCAAAAGCAACTGTCCAGTCATCCTGCTTCGGAATCTTGATCCTCACAACGGTCTCTGCAATGGAACAAGGCTAATGGTTAGAGCTTGCCAACGTAATGCCATTGATGCAGAGATTGTTGGCGGGCAACATCATGGAAAGAGGGTGTTCATTCCTAGGATCCCTTTGTCCCCCTCAGAGGACATTTCACTCCCTTTCAGATTCAGGAGGAAACAATTTCCAATCCGCCTTAGCTTTGCAATGACTATAAACAAAGCTCAAGGACAAACCATTCCTAATGTTGGTATTTATCTACCCGAGCCTGTGTTTTCTCATGGACAGTTGTATGTTGCATTATCGAGGGGTGTATCACGTCAGTCAACACGGATTCTAGCTAAGCCAAATACAGATATAGATGCCATAGGGAGAAGCACCAAGAATATTGTGTACAGAGATGTATTGGAATGGTGTTCTTCGGTTTCATGA
- the LOC133914950 gene encoding ABC transporter G family member 3 isoform X1: MEASSEQYRSSSSSASSPARYYLPKPGALRRPISFEDSPDWDDIHLATAASASASASINSSAYPSPSPSLPPEPSASGAAACRERKVAGATLVWKELTVSLRDHKRHRYSDRVVKSSNGYALPATLTVIMGPARSGKSTLLRAIAGRLSGAERMYGEVFVNGAKSRLPYGSYGYVDRDDVLIESLTVREMLYYSALLQLPGFLSLKKSIVDDAIAAMSLGDHADKLIGGHCFMKRLPTGERRRVSIARELVMRPHVIFIDEPLYNLDSVSALLLMVTLKKLASTGCTVIFTMYQSSTEVFGLFDRICLLSNGNTLFFGETLACLQHFSNAGFPCPIMQSPSDHFLRAINTDFDRIIAMCKNLQDDQGDFSSVSMDTAVAIRTLEATYKQSADSVAVESMIAKLTEKEGPYIKSKGRANDATRILVLTWRSLLIMSRDWKYYWSRLALYMFIALSIGTIFTDIGHSLSSVMARVSAIFAFVSFIILLSVSGVPAHIDEVKIYSHEETNRHSGTMVFLLGHFLSSIPFLFLVSISSSLVFYFLIGLRNEFSFLMYFVITIFMCLLANEALMMIISYIWLDTYKCTSTLICLYVIMMLVAGYFRMRETLPNSVWNYPLSFISFHTYAVQGLLENEYVGTSFAVGQIRTIPGVQAVRGSYDISSSPNAKWVNLLVLLLMAIGYRILLYILLRLKVRKHARLGNWRSCWQSVHTATAK; this comes from the exons ATGGAGGCGTCGTCGGAGCAGtaccgctcctcctcctcgtcggcgaGCAGTCCGGCGCGCTACTACCTGCCCAAGCCCGGCGCGCTCCGCCGCCCCATCTCCTTCGAGGACTCCCCCGACTGGGACGACATCCacctcgccaccgccgcctccgcctccgcctccgcctccatcAACAGCAGCGCCTACCCGTCCCCATCACCCTCCCTCCCCCCCGAGCCCTCCGCCTCTGGCGCTGCTGCATGCAGGGAGCGCAAGGTAGCTGGGGCCACCCTGGTCTGGAAGGAGCTCACCGTCTCCCTCAGGGACCACAAACGCCACCGCTACTCCGACCGCGTCGTCAAGAGCTCCAACGGCTACGCGCTGCCGGCCACGCTCACCGTCATCATGGGGCCCGCTCGCTCCGGAAAATCCACCCTGCTCCGAGCAATCGCAG GGAGGCTGAGTGGCGCCGAGAGGATGTACGGTGAAGTCTTTGTCAATGGCGCCAAGTCTCGCTTACCGTACGGATCATAT GGCTATGTTGATCGAGACGATGTGCTAATCGAGTCTCTCACAGTACGTGAGATGCTGTACTACTCGGCACTCCTGCAGCTTCCTGGTTTCTTATCTTTGAAGAAGTCCATAGTGGATGATGCTATCGCAGCCATGTCGTTAGGTGACCATGCTGACAAGCTCATTGGTGGACACTGTTTTATGAAGAGGCTTCCTACTGGAGAGAGAAGGCGGGTCAGCATCGCAAGAGAGCTTGTCATGAGACCACACgttatatttattgatgaaCCTCTCTATAACCTTGACAG TGTTTCTGCACTGCTCTTGATGGTCACATTGAAGAAACTTGCAAGCACAGGATGCACGGTCATCTTCACAATGTATCAAAGCAGCACAGAGGTTTTTGGACTTTTTGATCGAATTTGCTTGCTTTCAAATGGGAACACGCTCTTTTTTGGAGAAACACTGGCTTGCCTACAG CACTTCTCAAACGCTGGATTTCCATGCCCAATCATGCAAAGTCCATCTGATCACTTCTTGCGGGCTATCAATACTGACTTCGACAGAATCATAGCCATGTGCAAGAATTTACAG GATGATCAAGGTGATTTTTCGTCAGTGAGCATGGATACAGCAGTGGCAATTCGGACACTCGAAGCAACTTACAAACAATCAGCTGACTCTGTTGCAGTTGAATCAATGATTGCAAAGCTGACAGAGAAG GAAGGTCCTTACATAAAAAGTAAAGGCAGGGCCAATGACGCAACAAGAATATTGGTTCTAACCTGGAGATCTCTGTTAATTATGTCAAGAGATTGGAAGTACTACTGGAGCAGACTTGCCTTGTATATGTTTATTGCTCTGTCAATCGGCACGATATTTACCGATATTGGTCATTCATTATCATCTGTAATG GCAAGGGTTTCTGCGATATTTGCATTTGTATCATTTATCATCCTTCTAAGTGTTTCTGGAGTACCCGCTCATATTGACGAGGTCAAG ATTTATTCCCATGAAGAAACTAACCGGCATTCTGGAACAATGGTCTTCCTGTTAGGGCACTTCCTGTCAAGCATTCCTTTCCTATTTCTGGTCTCCATTTCTTCGTCATTGGTTTTCTACTTCCTGATAGGGCTCAGGAATGAGTTCAGCTTCCTGATGTACTTTGTAATCACCATCTTTATGTGCCTGTTAGCTAATGAAGCGCTTATGATGATTATCTCATACATCTGGCTCGATACGTACAAATGCACCTCAACTCTCATTTGCCTATAC GTTATCATGATGCTTGTAGCTGGATACTTTCGAATGCGAGAAACCTTACCCAATTCTGTATGGAATTACCCATTGTCCTTCATTTCATTTCACACGTACGCCGTCCAG GGCTTGCTTGAAAATGAGTACGTCGGTACATCATTCGCTGTTGGACAGATAAGGACTATACCTGGTGTCCAAGCCGTCCGAGGCTCATATGATATTTCTTCTTCGCCAAACGCCAAGTGGGTGAACCTCCTGGTTTTGCTTCTGATGGCAATCGGGTACCGAATTCTTTTGTACATCTTGCTTCGtctaaaagtaaggaaacatgCCAGGCTTGGCAACTGGAGGTCTTGCTGGCAGAGTGTTCATACGGCTACTGCGAAGTGA
- the LOC133914950 gene encoding ABC transporter G family member 3 isoform X2 has protein sequence MEASSEQYRSSSSSASSPARYYLPKPGALRRPISFEDSPDWDDIHLATAASASASASINSSAYPSPSPSLPPEPSASGAAACRERKVAGATLVWKELTVSLRDHKRHRYSDRVVKSSNGYALPATLTVIMGPARSGKSTLLRAIAGRLSGAERMYGEVFVNGAKSRLPYGSYGYVDRDDVLIESLTVREMLYYSALLQLPGFLSLKKSIVDDAIAAMSLGDHADKLIGGHCFMKRLPTGERRRVSIARELVMRPHVIFIDEPLYNLDSVSALLLMVTLKKLASTGCTVIFTMYQSSTEVFGLFDRICLLSNGNTLFFGETLACLQHFSNAGFPCPIMQSPSDHFLRAINTDFDRIIAMCKNLQDDQGDFSSVSMDTAVAIRTLEATYKQSADSVAVESMIAKLTEKEGPYIKSKGRANDATRILVLTWRSLLIMSRDWKYYWSRLALYMFIALSIGTIFTDIGHSLSSVMARVSAIFAFVSFIILLSVSGVPAHIDEVKIYSHEETNRHSGTMVFLLGHFLSSIPFLFLVSISSSLVFYFLIGLRNEFSFLMYFVITIFMCLLANEALMMIISYIWLDTYKCTSTLICLYLDTFECEKPYPILYGITHCPSFHFTRTPSRACLKMSTSVHHSLLDR, from the exons ATGGAGGCGTCGTCGGAGCAGtaccgctcctcctcctcgtcggcgaGCAGTCCGGCGCGCTACTACCTGCCCAAGCCCGGCGCGCTCCGCCGCCCCATCTCCTTCGAGGACTCCCCCGACTGGGACGACATCCacctcgccaccgccgcctccgcctccgcctccgcctccatcAACAGCAGCGCCTACCCGTCCCCATCACCCTCCCTCCCCCCCGAGCCCTCCGCCTCTGGCGCTGCTGCATGCAGGGAGCGCAAGGTAGCTGGGGCCACCCTGGTCTGGAAGGAGCTCACCGTCTCCCTCAGGGACCACAAACGCCACCGCTACTCCGACCGCGTCGTCAAGAGCTCCAACGGCTACGCGCTGCCGGCCACGCTCACCGTCATCATGGGGCCCGCTCGCTCCGGAAAATCCACCCTGCTCCGAGCAATCGCAG GGAGGCTGAGTGGCGCCGAGAGGATGTACGGTGAAGTCTTTGTCAATGGCGCCAAGTCTCGCTTACCGTACGGATCATAT GGCTATGTTGATCGAGACGATGTGCTAATCGAGTCTCTCACAGTACGTGAGATGCTGTACTACTCGGCACTCCTGCAGCTTCCTGGTTTCTTATCTTTGAAGAAGTCCATAGTGGATGATGCTATCGCAGCCATGTCGTTAGGTGACCATGCTGACAAGCTCATTGGTGGACACTGTTTTATGAAGAGGCTTCCTACTGGAGAGAGAAGGCGGGTCAGCATCGCAAGAGAGCTTGTCATGAGACCACACgttatatttattgatgaaCCTCTCTATAACCTTGACAG TGTTTCTGCACTGCTCTTGATGGTCACATTGAAGAAACTTGCAAGCACAGGATGCACGGTCATCTTCACAATGTATCAAAGCAGCACAGAGGTTTTTGGACTTTTTGATCGAATTTGCTTGCTTTCAAATGGGAACACGCTCTTTTTTGGAGAAACACTGGCTTGCCTACAG CACTTCTCAAACGCTGGATTTCCATGCCCAATCATGCAAAGTCCATCTGATCACTTCTTGCGGGCTATCAATACTGACTTCGACAGAATCATAGCCATGTGCAAGAATTTACAG GATGATCAAGGTGATTTTTCGTCAGTGAGCATGGATACAGCAGTGGCAATTCGGACACTCGAAGCAACTTACAAACAATCAGCTGACTCTGTTGCAGTTGAATCAATGATTGCAAAGCTGACAGAGAAG GAAGGTCCTTACATAAAAAGTAAAGGCAGGGCCAATGACGCAACAAGAATATTGGTTCTAACCTGGAGATCTCTGTTAATTATGTCAAGAGATTGGAAGTACTACTGGAGCAGACTTGCCTTGTATATGTTTATTGCTCTGTCAATCGGCACGATATTTACCGATATTGGTCATTCATTATCATCTGTAATG GCAAGGGTTTCTGCGATATTTGCATTTGTATCATTTATCATCCTTCTAAGTGTTTCTGGAGTACCCGCTCATATTGACGAGGTCAAG ATTTATTCCCATGAAGAAACTAACCGGCATTCTGGAACAATGGTCTTCCTGTTAGGGCACTTCCTGTCAAGCATTCCTTTCCTATTTCTGGTCTCCATTTCTTCGTCATTGGTTTTCTACTTCCTGATAGGGCTCAGGAATGAGTTCAGCTTCCTGATGTACTTTGTAATCACCATCTTTATGTGCCTGTTAGCTAATGAAGCGCTTATGATGATTATCTCATACATCTGGCTCGATACGTACAAATGCACCTCAACTCTCATTTGCCTATAC CTGGATACTTTCGAATGCGAGAAACCTTACCCAATTCTGTATGGAATTACCCATTGTCCTTCATTTCATTTCACACGTACGCCGTCCAG GGCTTGCTTGAAAATGAGTACGTCGGTACATCATTCGCTGTTGGACAGATAA
- the LOC133914951 gene encoding la-related protein 1B-like — protein sequence MEPPAAASPDPTTSPAKRSAWRHPAPNGVVDAPAPAPAPAPAPGVMDANHWPALSETAKTTKPAPAPDPSRPPDSSSPAPVASSAIANSSHSQKHGSATHHGRQKPARRGAGGGEHSPRDHPDRSNGRWDHGSGGGGARGGQRNHNNGSGRRGNGTGGYGGGVSHHGGGGGAAGGGFGGRRRGGYDSFYRGPPPPIGMGPYMRGAPPLPPPMAVAPPFMGPPPPPVSPMRAFAGPMVFHDMPSPVSPVSPMYFFGPPPPPEALRGLALAPPMVGPPAYPYFQAPPEPQPEPEPEPDAEEKHARLLKQIEFYFSKDNLCTDVFLRQNMDDQGWVDISLIAGFKKVQELTNDLQYIKETVQSSSILEIQDGKIRKQNDWDKWVIPRESNPDIPSSSASVPGPDVNNLTAHLGGMGLHVSASSSSTVDQNHHEVLRNGSSSGNGKAPVAEDNSGHQ from the exons ATGGaaccgcccgccgccgcctcgcctgATCCGACCACGTCCCCGGCcaagcgctccgcctggaggcacCCCGCCCCCAACGGCGTCGTCgacgcgcccgcgcccgcgcccgcgcctgcgcctgcgcctgGGGTCATGGACGCCAACCACTGGCCCGCGCTATCCGAGACGGCCAAGACCACCAagcccgctcccgctcccgacCCCTCCAGGCCTCCGGACTCCTCGTCTCCTGCGCCCGTCGCTTCATCG GCCATCGCGAATTCATCCCATTCGCAAAAGCACGGCTCGGCCACCCATCACGGTCGCCAGAAGCCGGCCAGGcgcggggccggcggcggcgagcactCCCCTAGGGACCATCCTGACCGGAGCAACGGTAGGTGGGATCACggcagtggtggtggcgggGCCAGGGGTGGTCAGAGAAACCACAATAATGGTAGCGGTAGAAGGGGCAATGGCACCGGTGGCTATGGCGGTGGGGTTTCTcaccatggtggtggtggtggtgccgcCGGCGGCGGCTTTGGTGGCAGGCGAAGAGGGGGATACGACAGCTTCTATCGTGGCCCTCCTCCTCCAATCGGTATGGGCCCATACATGCGGGGTGCACCACCCCTACCTCCGCCGATGGCGGTCGCTCCACCGTTCATGggtcctccgccaccaccaGTCTCACCCATGCGGGCATTTGCTGGACCCATGGTGTTCCATG ATATGCCGTCTCCGGTGTCTCCTGTATCCCCAATGTACTTTTTTGGCCCTCCCCCACCCCCAGAAGCTCTCAGGGGACTGGCTCTTGCACCTCCTATGGTTGGTCCACCTGCTTACCCTTACTTTCAAGCCCCGCCTGAGCCACAGCCTGAGCCTGAGCCTGAGCCTGATGCTGAAGAGAAACATGCCAGGCTGCTGAAGCAGATAGAGTTCTACTTCAG CAAGGATAACTTATGTACAGATGTGTTTTTGAGGCAAAATATGGATGACCAGGGCTGGGTTGATATATCTCTCATAGCTGGCTTTAAGAAG GTTCAGGAGCTGACTAATGACCTACAGTATATAAAGGAGACAGTTCAGTCCTCATCTATACTGGAAATACAG GACGGCAAAATTAGGAAGCAAAATGATTGGGACAAATGGGTGATCCCCCGAGAGAGCAATCCTGATATTCCATCAAGCTCAGCATCTGTGCCAGGCCCTGATGTCAATAATCTGACAGCACATCTTGGAGGCATGGGTCTGCATGTATCTGCTAGCTCTAGTAGCACGGTGGACCAAAATCATCATGAGGTCCTCCGGAATGGATCCTCTTCCGGTAATGGCAAAGCACCAGTAGCTGAAGACAATTCTGGTCACCAGTAG